The Siniperca chuatsi isolate FFG_IHB_CAS linkage group LG9, ASM2008510v1, whole genome shotgun sequence genome includes a region encoding these proteins:
- the tmem42a gene encoding transmembrane protein 42a isoform X1: MISGSFYASLAGFLGAAASLSAKLSLGADYLRDMCESGLSGWAETHGGTAACDWLHFPLRLLCGGLLFTCNAVMWTFFSKALRHCSSSARATVTTTASNFISSAVLGRVIFGESHAALWWVGISLTLCGLLVLHGSTLQTLPEEEGEKDKQH, encoded by the exons ATGATTTCAGGGTCTTTTTACGCGTCATTAGCGGGGTTTTTGGGTGCCGCTGCCTCTTTATCTGCCAAGCTGTCCCTCGGTGCAGACTACCTGAGAGACATGTGTGAGTCAGGGCTCAGCGGCTGGGCTGAAACACACGGTGGAACTGCGGCCTGCGACTGG CTCCACTTCCCCCTGCGGCTGCTGTGTGGAGGCCTGCTGTTCACCTGTAATGCTGTCATGTGGACCTTCTTCTCCAAGGCTCTCCGACACTGCTCCTCTTCAGCCAGGGCCACAGTCACTACCACTGCATCCAACTTCATCTCCTCA gCTGTCCTGGGGAGGGTGATTTTTGGAGAGAGCCATGCAGCTCTGTGGTGGGTGGGCATCTCTCTCACCCTGTGTGGGTTGCTGGTGCTTCATGGATCCACACTTCAGACACTCCCAGAGGAGGAGGGCGAAAAGGACAA GCAGCACTAG
- the tmem42a gene encoding transmembrane protein 42a isoform X3 gives MISGSFYASLAGFLGAAASLSAKLSLGADYLRDMCESGLSGWAETHGGTAACDWALRHCSSSARATVTTTASNFISSAVLGRVIFGESHAALWWVGISLTLCGLLVLHGSTLQTLPEEEGEKDKQH, from the exons ATGATTTCAGGGTCTTTTTACGCGTCATTAGCGGGGTTTTTGGGTGCCGCTGCCTCTTTATCTGCCAAGCTGTCCCTCGGTGCAGACTACCTGAGAGACATGTGTGAGTCAGGGCTCAGCGGCTGGGCTGAAACACACGGTGGAACTGCGGCCTGCGACTGG GCTCTCCGACACTGCTCCTCTTCAGCCAGGGCCACAGTCACTACCACTGCATCCAACTTCATCTCCTCA gCTGTCCTGGGGAGGGTGATTTTTGGAGAGAGCCATGCAGCTCTGTGGTGGGTGGGCATCTCTCTCACCCTGTGTGGGTTGCTGGTGCTTCATGGATCCACACTTCAGACACTCCCAGAGGAGGAGGGCGAAAAGGACAA GCAGCACTAG
- the tmem42a gene encoding transmembrane protein 42a isoform X2, with translation MISGSFYASLAGFLGAAASLSAKLSLGADYLRDMCESGLSGWAETHGGTAACDWLHFPLRLLCGGLLFTCNAVMWTFFSKALRHCSSSARATVTTTASNFISSAVLGRVIFGESHAALWWVGISLTLCGLLVLHGSTLQTLPEEEGEKDK, from the exons ATGATTTCAGGGTCTTTTTACGCGTCATTAGCGGGGTTTTTGGGTGCCGCTGCCTCTTTATCTGCCAAGCTGTCCCTCGGTGCAGACTACCTGAGAGACATGTGTGAGTCAGGGCTCAGCGGCTGGGCTGAAACACACGGTGGAACTGCGGCCTGCGACTGG CTCCACTTCCCCCTGCGGCTGCTGTGTGGAGGCCTGCTGTTCACCTGTAATGCTGTCATGTGGACCTTCTTCTCCAAGGCTCTCCGACACTGCTCCTCTTCAGCCAGGGCCACAGTCACTACCACTGCATCCAACTTCATCTCCTCA gCTGTCCTGGGGAGGGTGATTTTTGGAGAGAGCCATGCAGCTCTGTGGTGGGTGGGCATCTCTCTCACCCTGTGTGGGTTGCTGGTGCTTCATGGATCCACACTTCAGACACTCCCAGAGGAGGAGGGCGAAAAGGACAAGTGA
- the kiaa1143 gene encoding uncharacterized protein KIAA1143 homolog, with product MNKNKASGVSWVKPAEPSFLKKFKNDVGYKEGPTVDTKRQAMPTLDDDSGSDREDELPQVVVLKGGNLTAEDVKKIKDEMRTGGGTEKDELPPDGKILFKKPAKRSSSDKFQGITASSSKKKKSDGEEKEKEEKKEVEKKEVKSGKKVKNNSLLSFGGDEEEEED from the exons ATGAACAAAAATAAGGCAAGTGGCGTGTCATGGGTGAAACCAGCGGAGCCGTCCTTTCTGAAGAAGTTTAAAAATGATGTTGGTTACAAAGAAGGACCGACTGTTGACACTAAG CGCCAGGCGATGCCAACACTGGATGATGACAGCGGGAGTGATCGAGAGGACGAGTTACCTCAAGTTGTGGTCCTGAAAGGTGGAAATCTGACCGCAGAGGACGTGAAGAAGATCAAGGACGAAATGCGTACTGGAGGTGGCACAGAGAAAG ATGAACTTCCTCCTGATGGTAAAATCCTGTTCAAGAAACCAGCCAAGCGCTCCTCCTCAGACAAATTCCAGGGCATCACCGCCAGCTCcagcaaaaagaagaagagtgatggagaagagaaggagaaggaggagaagaaggaggtgGAGAAGAAGGAGGTGAAGTCTGGAAAGAAAGTCAAAAATAACAGCCTCCTGTCTTTTGGaggggatgaggaggaagaggaggactaA